GTGCCGAAACGCTGGCTTCGAACCAAAAATTGTTTTTGAGAGCAATAACATGGAAACAGTTCAGTCACTGGTCGCCACTGGAATGGGTGTAACTCTTGTGCCTCATTTTATTGCCCGTGCACCGCGGAGTGAATTCGTCCCTGTCTACTTACCGCTCACTGATCCTGCCCCTAGCCGAACACTTGTCGTAGCCTATCGACGTGGACGTTATTTATCTAAAGCCGCTAAAGCTTTTGTAGAAACATTTAAATCTACGGTATCTGAATTAACCGAAGAATAGACCCTTGGAAGGCTGCTCAGATCATCTGACACCGAGCCGCACTTCCATTAACTGGCCGCTTTTTCGTTTAGATCTTGATTCTGCGCCTGCTCAGGATTGTTGTCTTTAGTCAATTTAATTCACCTCTTGGTAACAGATTATACCCTTACTTAGAGGTTAAACAGAATAATCAAAGCTTTCTAATGCGAGAAATAGTTCCTTCGTTTTTCCTTTGCAAAGCAACCATCTCCATGGTATTCTATTGAAAATAAGTGAAACGTGCAGACGGGACCAGTAAGAATGAGTCTAACCGCGCCTAGAGAGTAAATTCCGACAGGCTGAAAGAATTTACCGCGGTTTTCGTTCCGAATCCTACCCCCGAGCGGCCTGTGCTAAGCAGGACGGATCCTCCCGTTACGAGAATGAAGTCGGATGATCCCTCATCAATGAAGGTGGTACCGCGGAAGTTTACAAGCTTTCGTCCTTTGCTAAGTCTAAGGATGGGGGCTTTTTGTCGTTTTCAGCATCTATAAAAATACTGAGGAAGTGAACAGATATGACGACACGAATCGTAGTCAAAATAGGCAGCAGCTCACTGACTGGAACAGAAGGCGGATTGAATCGCGAAGCCGTGTCCTTCTTCGCTTCAGAGATTGCCGAATTGAAGAGAAACGGCTGCGAGGTGTTATTAGTAACCTCCGGTGCTGTAGCCGCAGGCTTTCGCAGTATCGGTTATCCTACACGTCCGAAGCTGCTGCATGAGAAGCAAGCAGCTGCTGCTGTAGGCCAAGTACTGCTCATGCAGGCATATCAGGAAGCTTTTGCCGAGCATGGAATAACCACAGCACAGATCCTACTAACCCGTACCGACTTTTGTAGTCGCAGAGCTATGAACAACGCGATGATGACGGTTGAAGAGCTGCTTCGCCTAGGAGCGGTACCCGTATTTAACGAGAATGACACCGTCTCCGTTGATGAGTTAAAATTCGGTGATAACGATACTTTGTCCGCGCTGGTAGCTAACCTGCTGAAAGCCACCAGATTGCTAGTCTTAACTGACATGGATGGCTTATATAGTGGAGATCCTCGGAAACATCCCGACGCTGTTCGCTATCAGTTCGTTGATGATATTACGCCGGAGATTTATGCTATTGCTGGTGGAGCTGGCTCTAGTGTGGGGACAGGTGGCATGCGTTCAAAAATCGATGCTGCCAAGATCGCTACACGAGGCGGTGTGCCCGTCTTTGTTGGGAGAGCTACCGAACCAGGGGATTTACAACTCGCAGCGACAGGCTCGGGCCGAGGTACTTATTTTGCAACCAAGTTATCTTCTTTACCTGTTAAAAAGCAATGGCTTGGCTTTATGTCCACCCCACTCGGCTCCCTGTACGTTGACGAAGGCGCCGTTGAAGCGCTGCTTCATGGCGGTCATAGTCTGCTGCCTGTCGGCGTCAAGCAGATCGAAGGTAACTTTCACGCTGGGGATGTTGTAGAAGTCCTTGGACCAGACTCCAAGTTGCTGGGACGCGGGATTGTGAATTACGATGACACTCAGCTGCGCAGTATTCAAGGTTTACCCAGCCGTCAGATTGTACCGAAGCTGGGAGAAGTACACCGGCTGGAGGTCATTCACCGTGACGAATGGATTACATTGAGGTAAAAATTTTGCCCATACAAATTTAAGGAGGAATCGTCATGAGTGAAGTTGTCAATAAAGCAAAATTAGCCAAGGAAACCACCGGAGTATTAGCGAGTCTAACTACCGGCCAAAAAAATGAAGCACTCTTAGTTATGGCTGATGCGCTGCGTCGTGAAGCTCCAGCTATCATTGCTGCCAACCGGGAAGATCTGGAACGCGGACGCTTAAGTGGTACTCCTGAGTCCATGCTTGATCGACTAGCGTTAGATGTAGGCCGAATTAACAGTATCGCAGAAGGACTTCAACAAATCGCTGTATTACCTGATCCAATTGGTGACACGCTAGAAACTATTGAACGTCCAAATGGTCTCAACATCCAGAAACTCCGTGTTCCACTCGGTGTCATCGGCATCATCTATGAAGCACGTCCAAACGTAACTGTTGATGCCGCTGGTCTGTGTCTAAAGACTGGTAACGCTGTTGTGTTGCGTGGTGGCTCCTCCGCCCTGTCCTCCAACCGACAAATTGTCGAGGTTCTTCACAACGCTCTAGCAAATACTTCAATGCCGAAAAATGCGCTACAGTTGATCGAAGATCCCAACCGTTCCTCCGTTGATGAAATGCTTAAGCTCAACGGACTACTTGACGTGATTATCCCTCGCGGAGGAAGTTCTCTGATTCAAAATGTTGTGCTTAACGCAACCGTGCCCGTCATTGAAACGGGTGCAGGCATCTGCCATACTTATCTCGACGCAAGCGCTTTGCCAGAAATGGCTCAGAACATTAGTCTGAATGCCAAAGCACAGCGCCCTTCAGTTTGCAATTCCATGGAGACGCTACTCGTTCATAAGGATTACGCAAACGAGTATCTGCTTTCTTTGGCCGAAGCTTTCCGTGATGTTAACGTTGAATTACGTGGCTGCCAGGAAACATTATCCTTTGTCCCATGGGCATTACCTGCAACATTAGAGGACTATGCTACTGAATATAATGATTATATCTTGAATATCAAAATCGTCAGCGATTTAGACGAAGCTATGCAGCATATCGCCCAGTATGGCACGAAGCACTCGGAATGTATCGTAACTGAAGATCCGGATAACGCTTCACGCTTCTTACAGGAGGTTGATGCTGCAGCTGTTTACCACAATGCTTCAACCCGCTTCACAGACGGCTTTGAATTTGGATTTGGTGCAGAGATCGGCATTAGTACACAGAAACTCCATGCCCGTGGACCGATGGGTCTGCCTGCTCTTACTTCAACCAAATATAAGATTTACGGAACAGGTCAAATTCGGGGTTAGTGTCCATGCATCCGTTTTTAATTACACCACTTTTAGGAGGATTTTGAGCCATGTGTCAGCAACCTTCCATTCCACTTATGAATCATAATATTGTATTTTATGGCGCAGGCTCTATGGCAGAAGCCATCGTTCGCGGGATGATTAGCCGTAGTATCGTAAAATCCGATAATGTTATTATGCTTAACCGTAGCAGTAGTGAACGTCTGGCAGAACTAAGAAGTCGTTACGGTGTAATCGGTACAAATGATCCTGAACAAAAAACAGATTACCTACGGAACTCACCAGTAATCGTGTTGGCTATGAAACCAAAAGACGCTGCAGAAGCACTTCGGGGACTCAGCCCACTTCTCTCACCTGATCAGATCATAGTCTCTGTAATTGCTGGGCTGTCCATTCGAACGATGCAAGGTCTGCTTGGCAAAGAGCAACCCATCGTCCGTACTATGCCGAATACTTCTAGTTCCATAGGTCTTGGTGCCACTGGCATAGCCTTTTCCAAAGAAGTAGATGAGAAAGGACGACGCCTAGCACTCAACATCTTTGAAGCTGTCGGACTAACAACAGTCATTGATGAAGAACGCATGGAGACCTTAACGGGTATCTCCGGCAGTGGGCCTGCCTATATTTATTATATGATGGAGGCAATGATCGCTGCCGGTATACGGGGCGGACTGCCGCTTGATCAAAGCACGGAGTTAACCGTTCAAACGGTTCTTGGCGCTGCTAGAATGGTACAACAGACGGGCGAGGATCCAGCTGCACTTCGTAAAAAGGTCACATCCCCGAATGGCTCTACACAAGCAGCGATAGAAGTACTCGAGCAGGGAGAATTTTTCGAAACTGTCATCGCGGCAGTAAATCGCTGTGCCGAACGTTCCCGTGAAATGGGCGCTGCGCTTGAGAAAGAGCTGCATTCGTAAAATAAAAAGATCGCTTCCCATACCACATTGGTCAGGAAGCGATCTTTTTTTTCAATTTAAGGCCATGATTAGCCCGTTACAACATTTCCATAAGTATCTCGAACAATCACTTTAACATTAGCCGGAGCCCCAACAGTCACGTCCAGCGTGTTCCTAGAATTATCGAATAGCAGATCTCTAGGAGTTTCCCCTAAAATGATGTATAGCGTATTCCCAACATGCTTAGTTTGAAGCAGCTGTTGTTCTTGTGCTTCTTGTAGCTTTCCTTTATTTGAAGAATAACTCCCGAATACATTCAGCTCGTTTCCACCCGTTTGATCTACTTTAATCCCATAAGGCTCTGCAGCTTGGATAATGATGGTACTAACGCCCTTTGGAACGGCTCCCTTCCAATCTGGCAATGCGTAACTTTCTTGCACAGCTGAAACGGTACGGCGAAATTCCTGTGTTAATCCTAAAGAACTAAATCCCGCAAAAACCAGACAACATACAGCTATAAACCCTACGAACAGAACGCTTAGCACATCATAATACATTTTTCCTTTTCCACGAAACCATAAAGTGTATATCACAATTTCTAAGCCTAATAATATAAAAATGATCGGCCACCAAGCAAGCGTCGTCTCAAACACTTCGGCGCCCCTCCACTGCGAGACCATGATTAGTGCTCCCAGAAATAAAAGGCTCAATCCCATCGACAACGTTCCCACACGCCAGCGTCTTGATTTATCTTCAGCAACCGGACGCTCACTTGAAACATTAACTCCTTGCTGTAATTCTGTCGGATTATTCAAGATTGACCACCTGTCCCTTTTCTCCCTTTATTGTTCTTGCTTCCCGCCATCAGCTTCAAACCACCGCCAATCAACAGCACAGATACGATAAAGGTCCTGAAATATTCATTGACTATATACTCTAAACGCCATCCAGGAAATCTGATATCAAGCGCAGGAACTGCGACATTAACTACAATGTAATACAGTCCTAGACACATCAGAGCAGCTCCAAGCCATCCTTGATGATTTAAAAATCCTTCTATGACTGGCTTATCCTGTAAAGGTTCACGTCCATGTCGGCTGACAAGCTGTAAGCCATCGAACAAACTGTAAAACCAAATGACTGGAATGAGGAAGAATAGCAGCGTTAAACGCAGTAGGTCCATGACATAAATACTCCCTAGAAATAGCAGCATGAGCTGTAATCCTCTTTTTTGCAGCCCTAGATACATTTGTCCGGCACCCGGAAAAGCAGAAAGCAATGTAGCCAAAACTTTGCTACGGCGCCCCTCCTCACGACCAGCCTCCATCTCTTCGAATAAAGTACGATCTACCATTTCTTCTCCAGCTTGCTTACGATGGATTAACTGAACCGCATCAAACATACAATATAACCAAATCACTGGTAATACGCCAAACAGGAGAAGGAAAACATCACTTGAAGTAATCCCTGCCAGGAATAACATCACGGTCATAAAACCGAAGAAAGAAATGAGGAAAGACAATCCTCGCTGCATCAACCCCATATGAAAATGACCCAATCCTGGAATGAACGATAATAAAATTACATGTACACGCTCATTATCGTCTGTCTTAACGGGCATTGAAGAAAAATCAAAATTCGATCCATCTGGAGTCATTGCCGGAGCAGGCATCTGGAGCATTTTAACCACCAGATGCACCATCGAAACCGTCCCAATAAGTAGGAACCCTATCACACCCATTAATAGAATATCCTCGGCACCTTCAGCCACAGCTATTAAGAATGACATAAATAAGATGCCAAAGCTTAACAGAAGATAAACAATTCCCTGTGGGCGTTTTCCCATATAATAATGACCTGCTCCAGGAATCAAATTAAGAAAAAAAGCTTTTAATTTACTACGCTGCTGTTGCATATTTCATTTCTCCTCTCATCACTTTCTGCTGCCCATTAGCTGATCCAACCATCCGCTAGTTGCCTGTATGACTTGCTCGCTAAATGATGGGGAATTATCTTTTTTAGGGATCATAAGCTCCATTTGACCTGTGTGCAGCTTATCAAACATACCAGATGTCATTATCAACAGCGTAAGTGACGCGGCAACCGCATAATGAAAGATTGTCTTTTCATACCAGCGATATCGCCGTACCCCTTCTTCAACCGTCACTTGTTCCAATGCTGCTGACGATTCCGTCATACTAGCCCAATCTGCCATAACCCTCTCTGTAAAAATAGACGAATTCTCCAATGAAGGCAGATCCTCCTGTAGCTCATCCAACATTTCCATGTATGAAGTAAAACTTTCCGTATCTTCCAGCAGCAACTGTTCCCAATCTTCTCTGGTCGCCTCGTCCATGTGACCTTCAATATAAGATTTTGCTTGTTCCCGTTGGATTAGATCGTCTCCACGCTTCATCATAGCCATTCATCCTCCTTCCAATGATTTCGGATCCATTGTCTCGCCCTATACAATCTGGACTCTACCGTCTTCAGGGAAATTCCCTGCTCTGCAGCAATCTGATCATATTTTTTATGTTCCAGATAATAAGCCACCATAATTTCACGATGAGTTTCAGGCAGGCTATTGATTTCACCGAGCAGCCGATCCATCCGATCACGGCGTATAACACCTGACAACACATCCTCTTCGTTGGAAGCGGTCTGGCTCAGTACAAGCTCATAGTCAACAGGAAGTTCCCTAAGTCGATCACGTTTACGTTTCGCATCAATTGCCTTATTTAAGGCGATCCGTGTAATCCATGACTTTAAGCCTTGATAACGGTAGTCAGGGAGAGATTTGTACATTTGTAAAAAAGCTTCCTGAGCAGCATCTTCAGCCATTTTGACATCGCGTAATACAGAATAAGTAATTTTGTAAATTTGCTGACTGTATGTATTTACAAATTGACGGAACGCATCCTCGTTACCTTGACAAATCCGCTGGATTAATACCTCTTCTTCAATGACTCTCCCCTCCTTCCCACAGCAATAGACGCGCCAGATTACAACTACCCCTGCACTTTTTAATAAAAATATTAAAAAGAACCGCACTTACTTTAGCGATGGGCTAAAGCAGTGCGGTTCTCTCCTAATCTATCTATCTTCCGCCATTACGGAATTTTTGTGTATAGTTCTTAACATCCTGAGCGTTCTTGACCCGGTTGCGGGCCCATTCCAGCAATATTCGATCAATATAACGGAAATGAACCTTTCCTGCAAATACAGATTCCTTCAGCGCTAACAGAATCAGCTCCTCGGGATACCGGTCTTGATCCACCCAACTGGATATCGTCTCACACTCCATTGGAGATAGCGGACGTCCGAATTCCTTTTCGAAAATACTGAATAGATTTCGGCTTTCCTCTTCAGCCCCAAGTTGAGAAGGAGATGAGGGGGGCTTTCCGCCGAATCCACCCCCTGAAGCAGCTCGAGGTGCCGACGTTGCATAGCCACCTACGTGCTTATCTTGCTCATGCTCTTGTACAACTGTCGCTAGATAAGCACCAAGCTTTCCGTATAACCCTGAGAAATTGTAGCGTTCATAATGGATGTCTCTTAGCTCATCGTTGTCTCCATCGATGCTAATAAAACCTTCCTTCATAAGCTTCTGCAACTCTCCTGCTAGTACAGATATGCTACGGCCAGTTACAACCTGAAGCTCCTCAAGAGAAGGGAAGTCAATCCCTTCCACCTGCCTGAAAGAAAGCAGATGTATCAGCAGCATAGCTTCACTTCCGCTTAAATTCAGCTTCCGGTAATACTTCAGTAATGCGTAAGGTATGACGGCCATTCCGTTCTCCAGACCGAAGGAGACGCCTTCGCTCCAGGTACTCCATCCTTTGCCGTCCATGAACGTCCCCCTTCAAATATAAGAACTTATGGGTAGAGACGGTACAGTGTACGTGGGAATGGAATAGTCTCACGTACATGGTCAAGGCCACAGATCCAAGCTACAGTACGCTCAAGTCCAAGTCCAAAACCAGAGTGAGGTACAGATCCGTAAGTACGCAGATCCATGTACCATTTGTAAGAGTCCATCGAAAGATTATGCTCTTTGTAACGCTCTTCAAGCAGCGCAGGATCATCGATCCGCTGTGAACCACCAATAATCTCTCCGTAGCCTTCTGGAGCGATCATATCCGCACACAGTACGACTTCCGGACGGTTTGGATCTGGCTTCATATAGAACGCTTTGAAAGAAGCAGGATAATGAGTAATAAATACAGGTTTATCGTATGCTTCTGCGATTGCTGTTTCATGAGGTGCACCGAAATCATCACCCCAAGCAATATCTTCAAAGCCTTTATCGTTCAAGAACTTGATCGCATCGTCATAAGTAATGCGTGGGAATGGTGCTTTGATATTCTCCAGCTTGGAAATATCGCGACCTACCGCTTCCAACTCCGCACGGCAATTCTTCAATACAGATTGCACTACGAAGCTAATAAATTCTTCCTGAACCTTCAAGCTTTCTTCGTGATCTGTAAAGGCCATTTCTGGTTCGATCATCCAGAACTCAATTAAGTGGCGACGAGTCTTAGATTTCTCTGCACGGAAAGTTGGTCCAAAGGAATATACACGGCCTAGTGCCATTGCTGCAGCTTCCATATACAACTGTCCGCTTTGTGTTAGATAGGCGTCCTCATCGAAGTACTTCGTGTGGAACAAGTTAGTAGTTCCTTCTGCTGACGTTGGCGTCAGAATCGGAGGATCCACCTTTGTAAATCCACTCTCGTTGAAGTACTGTTGGATTGCACGAATAATTTCCGCACGAATTACCAGAACAGCCCGCTGCTTCGAGGCACGCAGCCAGAGGTGACGGTGATCCATCAAGAAATCTACGCCATGCTCTTTCGGAGTAATTGGATAATTCTCTGTAAGATGCAGGACTTCAATTCCAGTTACAGTCATTTCAAAACCAGATTGACTGCGAGGTTCCTCGCGGATAATTCCGGTCACATACAAAGAGCTTTCCTGTGTGAGGCTCTTAGCTGCATCCCATACTTCTTCAGGCACTTCTGATTTCACTACAACTCCCTGAATATAACCTGTACCATCGCGAAGCTGCAGGAACTGAATTTTACCACTGGAGCGCTTGTTGTTTACCCAACAACCGATAACAACACTCTCTCCAACATGTTCATTCACGTTCTTAATTACACTCTTGTTAGCCATGCCTTCAATCTCTCCTCTAATTTAGCCGTTAATTCCTTGCACAATACGGTGTGTATCACGTGCAATGACAAGTTCTTCGTTTGTCGGAACTACTAGCACTTGTACCTTGGAATCTTCCGTAGAGATACGACGTGGATCGCCGGAACGAACTTTGTTAGCTTCAGCATCCAACTCAATACCCAGGAACGTAAGGTTATTTAGCAGTTTCTCACGAAGCAATGAAGCATTTTCACCAACACCGGCAGTAAATACGATCGCATCTACACCGTTCATGGCAGCCGTATATGAACCGATATACTTGCGCAAGCGGTACTCATACATTTCAAAAGCTAGTGTGGAATTAGGCTCACCTTTTTCCATACCATCAATAATATCGCGCATGTCACTGCTTACGCCCGAAATCGCTAAGAGGCCACTATGTTTATTCAACATGGAGTTAACTTCTCCTACGGACAATTCTTCCTTGTTCATCACATAAGGGACAATTGCTGGGTCAAGATCACCACTGCGAGTACCCATCATCAAACCTTCCAGAGGGGTCATACCCATGGAAGTATCCACGGACACTCCACCTTGAACTGCAGTTACACTACCGCCGTTACCGATATGACAAGTAATGATCTTCAGATCTTCCAGAGGACGCTCCAAGTACTCCGCAGCAGCCTTGCTTACGAAGTCGTGTGATGTACCGTGTGCGCCATAACGACGAACTTTATATTTATTGTACAATACTCTAGGAATAGCGTACATATAAGCTTTTTCAGGCATGGTTTGGTGGAATGCAGTATCGAATACAACAACCTGCGGTACACCTGGCATATTTACTTCAGAAGCCGTAATCCCCATCATTGCTGCTGGGTTATGCAGTGGTGCAAGGTCAAACAATTGACGAATTTTCGTTTTTGCGTCAGCATCCACAAGTGCGGAGGATTTAAAGAACTCTCCACCATGCACTACGCGGTGACCTACAGCATCAATTTCTTTAATAGATTCAATTACACCATGCTCTTTGTCTGTAAGACAAGCAAGGACTTTGCGGATCGCAGTATTATGTTCCAGAATTTCGCTTACTTCTGTCACTTCCGCTTTGCCAGTAGGTTTATGATTCAGAATGGAGGAATCCATCCCAATACGTTCAACCAAACCCTTAGCCAAAACCGATTCATCGGTCATGTTATACAGCTGATATTTCAAAGAAGAACTACCTGAGTTAATAACTAAAATATTCATACACGGTCACCATCCTTGTCGTACTTGAAGAAGCCTTCTCCTGATTTCATACCCAGTTGTCCTGCACGTACCATCTTCTTAAGAATTGTAGAAGGACGGTATTTCAGTTCTCCGTATTCACGGAACATATTTTCGAGTGCCGCAAGAACCGAATCCAGGCCAAATCTGTCAGCCATTTCAAGCGGTCCATATTGGAATTGATAACCAATACGCATAGCATCGTCAATATCCTGTGCGGAGGCAACGCCTTCTTGCAGTACATGCATAGCTTCATTGATAAACAAGCAAATGAGGCGTGATGTTACAAATCCTGGGGATTCATAAATCATTACACCTTTTTTCTCAACAATCTCATCAACAAAGGATTTTGTATCTTCAAAAGTAGCATCTGAAGTTTTCAGACCACGTACGATTTCTACAAGATCCACTTTAGCTACAGGATATATGAAATGCATTCCGATCACGCGTTCCGGATACATCGTAGAACTTGCAAGTTCAGTCAAGCTAAGTGTTGATGTATTGCTGGCAAGAATAATGTGGTTCGGGCATACTTGATCCAATTGATTCAAAATCTTTTTCTTTTCTTCCAAATCCTCAACAATGGTTTCGATAACCATGTCACAAGAGCTGAGCTCCGCGAAATGTGTCACTTTTTGAATGCGGCTAAGAATCAGCTTTTTCTCAGCTTGAGTGATCGCCCATTTCTCCAGTTGCTTATCTAGACTTGTCTCGATCATTTCGTAAGAGTAGTCCAGTTTCTCCGCGGTTTTCTCCACTAGTAATACATCCAGGCCTTTGGCTGCTAACATTTCAGCAATACCTTGTCCCATTGTGCCACCGCCGATGACACCTATTTTTTTGAAATTCATAAAAAAGTCTCCATCCTTTCAGGTATCTATACTTTTGTATTGTACCTTGTCTGTCGCAAAAATTTATAAAGCCCGACATATAATGATATCTTAGCATGCCTGAAAAGTAAAAAAAAATAACCAGCATAAATATTTATGCTGGTAAAAGGACGCTGTCACGAAATTGACATCGAAATTGCTCTCCAGAGAGTACTTCTTCCTTCATTAAAATGTCAAGAGAGTAATCAAATACATTTCGTTGCTTTTCAAGGTGCTCACGAGTGCGCGTCATCAGCTCATCCAATATCTTACTATTTTCCTTCATAAGCTCTTCAGTGGTAACCATTTCCAGCTTAGCAATACCCAGCGAAGTTAAACCTGACTTCATCATCGTTTCCACAATATTCAGCGCCTGATCGAAATCACCGCGTGAACCTGTGCTTCGTCCACCATAATACATTTCTTCAGCAGCTGCTCCACCAAGTGCAATCATAATCTGATCTTCGAGATAATCTTTGGTGTACAAATACTGCTCTTGCTGAGGATTATGTCGCACATAACCAAGGGCTTGCCCACGCGGAGTCAGCGTAACCTGACTAACGCTTCCGGGACGAAGGAGCTCTGCCATGATGGCATGTCCCAATTCATGAATGGCGACTCTCTTTTTCTCTTCGTGATTTGTTTCTCTATCCGTTTTTTCACCCATCATTACCTTGTCAATCGCCATCGACAGATGCCGCTGCTCAACTTTCGTCAAGTCCTCACGCATCATATAAATCGCAGCCTCATTCATGACACTTTCAAGCTGAGCACCGGAAAAGCCATAGGCTTCTTCAGCAATTTTGTCGAGACTCACATCTGGATGAAGAGGTTTATTCTTCGCATGCAATTCCAGAATCGATTTGCGGCCCTTTTTGTCAGGCATGTCCACTTGAATATGACGGTCGAAGCGTCCAGGACGTAGCAATGCCGAATCAAGCATTTCTTTCCGGTTTGTTGCAGCTACCAGTAGAATACGCGGTGTTTCGTTATTATAAATACCATCCATCTCAGTCAACAGCTGATTCAAGGTCTGATCATATTCACGCTGCTGTCCGCCTTCACGTTTACCGCCAATTACGTCAATTTCATCAATAAAAATAATGGCACTCTGTTTATTTTCCTTAACAGCACGGTTACGAGCATCCTTGAACAAATCGCGGATCCGGCCGGCCCCGACACCTACATACATTTCTACAAATTCACTGCCTGATGCAGCCACGAATACAGAGTTTGTATAATGCGCAGCTGCTCTGGCCATAAGGGTCTTACCTGTTCCTGGAGGGCCAGTGAGTAGAATCCCTTTCAAAGGGCGAATCCCAAATTTAC
This genomic stretch from Paenibacillus sp. FSL H7-0737 harbors:
- a CDS encoding membrane protein, whose amino-acid sequence is MQQQRSKLKAFFLNLIPGAGHYYMGKRPQGIVYLLLSFGILFMSFLIAVAEGAEDILLMGVIGFLLIGTVSMVHLVVKMLQMPAPAMTPDGSNFDFSSMPVKTDDNERVHVILLSFIPGLGHFHMGLMQRGLSFLISFFGFMTVMLFLAGITSSDVFLLLFGVLPVIWLYCMFDAVQLIHRKQAGEEMVDRTLFEEMEAGREEGRRSKVLATLLSAFPGAGQMYLGLQKRGLQLMLLFLGSIYVMDLLRLTLLFFLIPVIWFYSLFDGLQLVSRHGREPLQDKPVIEGFLNHQGWLGAALMCLGLYYIVVNVAVPALDIRFPGWRLEYIVNEYFRTFIVSVLLIGGGLKLMAGSKNNKGRKGTGGQS
- a CDS encoding RNA polymerase sigma factor; this translates as MRFFLIFLLKSAGVVVIWRVYCCGKEGRVIEEEVLIQRICQGNEDAFRQFVNTYSQQIYKITYSVLRDVKMAEDAAQEAFLQMYKSLPDYRYQGLKSWITRIALNKAIDAKRKRDRLRELPVDYELVLSQTASNEEDVLSGVIRRDRMDRLLGEINSLPETHREIMVAYYLEHKKYDQIAAEQGISLKTVESRLYRARQWIRNHWKEDEWL
- a CDS encoding DnaD domain-containing protein, with the protein product MDGKGWSTWSEGVSFGLENGMAVIPYALLKYYRKLNLSGSEAMLLIHLLSFRQVEGIDFPSLEELQVVTGRSISVLAGELQKLMKEGFISIDGDNDELRDIHYERYNFSGLYGKLGAYLATVVQEHEQDKHVGGYATSAPRAASGGGFGGKPPSSPSQLGAEEESRNLFSIFEKEFGRPLSPMECETISSWVDQDRYPEELILLALKESVFAGKVHFRYIDRILLEWARNRVKNAQDVKNYTQKFRNGGR
- a CDS encoding glutamate-5-semialdehyde dehydrogenase; protein product: MSEVVNKAKLAKETTGVLASLTTGQKNEALLVMADALRREAPAIIAANREDLERGRLSGTPESMLDRLALDVGRINSIAEGLQQIAVLPDPIGDTLETIERPNGLNIQKLRVPLGVIGIIYEARPNVTVDAAGLCLKTGNAVVLRGGSSALSSNRQIVEVLHNALANTSMPKNALQLIEDPNRSSVDEMLKLNGLLDVIIPRGGSSLIQNVVLNATVPVIETGAGICHTYLDASALPEMAQNISLNAKAQRPSVCNSMETLLVHKDYANEYLLSLAEAFRDVNVELRGCQETLSFVPWALPATLEDYATEYNDYILNIKIVSDLDEAMQHIAQYGTKHSECIVTEDPDNASRFLQEVDAAAVYHNASTRFTDGFEFGFGAEIGISTQKLHARGPMGLPALTSTKYKIYGTGQIRG
- the proB gene encoding glutamate 5-kinase; amino-acid sequence: MTTRIVVKIGSSSLTGTEGGLNREAVSFFASEIAELKRNGCEVLLVTSGAVAAGFRSIGYPTRPKLLHEKQAAAAVGQVLLMQAYQEAFAEHGITTAQILLTRTDFCSRRAMNNAMMTVEELLRLGAVPVFNENDTVSVDELKFGDNDTLSALVANLLKATRLLVLTDMDGLYSGDPRKHPDAVRYQFVDDITPEIYAIAGGAGSSVGTGGMRSKIDAAKIATRGGVPVFVGRATEPGDLQLAATGSGRGTYFATKLSSLPVKKQWLGFMSTPLGSLYVDEGAVEALLHGGHSLLPVGVKQIEGNFHAGDVVEVLGPDSKLLGRGIVNYDDTQLRSIQGLPSRQIVPKLGEVHRLEVIHRDEWITLR
- the asnS gene encoding asparagine--tRNA ligase → MANKSVIKNVNEHVGESVVIGCWVNNKRSSGKIQFLQLRDGTGYIQGVVVKSEVPEEVWDAAKSLTQESSLYVTGIIREEPRSQSGFEMTVTGIEVLHLTENYPITPKEHGVDFLMDHRHLWLRASKQRAVLVIRAEIIRAIQQYFNESGFTKVDPPILTPTSAEGTTNLFHTKYFDEDAYLTQSGQLYMEAAAMALGRVYSFGPTFRAEKSKTRRHLIEFWMIEPEMAFTDHEESLKVQEEFISFVVQSVLKNCRAELEAVGRDISKLENIKAPFPRITYDDAIKFLNDKGFEDIAWGDDFGAPHETAIAEAYDKPVFITHYPASFKAFYMKPDPNRPEVVLCADMIAPEGYGEIIGGSQRIDDPALLEERYKEHNLSMDSYKWYMDLRTYGSVPHSGFGLGLERTVAWICGLDHVRETIPFPRTLYRLYP
- the proC gene encoding pyrroline-5-carboxylate reductase encodes the protein MCQQPSIPLMNHNIVFYGAGSMAEAIVRGMISRSIVKSDNVIMLNRSSSERLAELRSRYGVIGTNDPEQKTDYLRNSPVIVLAMKPKDAAEALRGLSPLLSPDQIIVSVIAGLSIRTMQGLLGKEQPIVRTMPNTSSSIGLGATGIAFSKEVDEKGRRLALNIFEAVGLTTVIDEERMETLTGISGSGPAYIYYMMEAMIAAGIRGGLPLDQSTELTVQTVLGAARMVQQTGEDPAALRKKVTSPNGSTQAAIEVLEQGEFFETVIAAVNRCAERSREMGAALEKELHS
- a CDS encoding acetate/propionate family kinase; translation: MNILVINSGSSSLKYQLYNMTDESVLAKGLVERIGMDSSILNHKPTGKAEVTEVSEILEHNTAIRKVLACLTDKEHGVIESIKEIDAVGHRVVHGGEFFKSSALVDADAKTKIRQLFDLAPLHNPAAMMGITASEVNMPGVPQVVVFDTAFHQTMPEKAYMYAIPRVLYNKYKVRRYGAHGTSHDFVSKAAAEYLERPLEDLKIITCHIGNGGSVTAVQGGVSVDTSMGMTPLEGLMMGTRSGDLDPAIVPYVMNKEELSVGEVNSMLNKHSGLLAISGVSSDMRDIIDGMEKGEPNSTLAFEMYEYRLRKYIGSYTAAMNGVDAIVFTAGVGENASLLREKLLNNLTFLGIELDAEANKVRSGDPRRISTEDSKVQVLVVPTNEELVIARDTHRIVQGING